In bacterium, the sequence CAAATATCATCCTCTATCCCTTCCTGCAATAAATGCTCGAACTGGCAGCTCACGGGATGAACGAGTTTCTTCTTGATGTCCAGGACATCGGTAAACAAACGTTCCGCGAGCCTGTGCCTGCGGACAATCTTCCGGCCTTCATTCGCGCCTCTTTCCGTTAAAATCAGTTTATTGGCGGCCAATTTAATAAAACCGGACTTAATTAAATCTTCTATTTCCGGGTTGTCCTTCGCCACTCCCAAATCCATCAATTCCCCGGGTTTTTTTTCATCATGTACCCATAAAGATTCAAGTATTTCTTCGGCCCTGTCATTTAGTTTCATTCATTTCCTCCGTTCTTTTAATTTTTTTATCCATTCAGGTTCAGGCGGCCATTCAAAACCGCACCTGGGGCATTTTATCAACGGACAGCCTTTCATTACCGGGCAATTTTTGCAGGCGGACTCCGCCTGGGTTTCGTCAAACTCATGCCCGCATAAACCGCATTTTGTTTTCATAAATTAATCCCCATTGCATTTAATATCAAATTCACTATAAATCCGGTAGAAAATGAAAATAAAAGAAT encodes:
- a CDS encoding metal-dependent transcriptional regulator, with translation MKLNDRAEEILESLWVHDEKKPGELMDLGVAKDNPEIEDLIKSGFIKLAANKLILTERGANEGRKIVRRHRLAERLFTDVLDIKKKLVHPVSCQFEHLLQEGIEDDICVLLGHPKTCPHGKLIPQGDCCRKSREEVKKIISPLSDLEVNGKGKVAYIYTKDHPTLHKLMAMGVLPGMNITLIQKFPSYVFKIGQSQFAVDKELASVIYVRITK